The Ralstonia pickettii DTP0602 genome segment CGGCATCCTCGCGGCCGGACTGCGCCAGTGCCCAGGCGCGCTGGAAGCGGGCCTGCGCGTTGCGCGGATTGGTCGCCAGTACCCGGTCGAAGCCCTTGATGGCTTCGTCATAGCGGCGCGCGTTGGCGGCCTGCTGGGCCTCGCTCATGCCCGGGTCGAGCGAGCGGATGCCGTCGACGGGGGAAGTGGGCGCAGGGATCGACAGCGGGCCGTGCTGCGCATGCGCAGGGCCGGCCAGCGCGGCGGCCAGGGCCAGCATGGCCAGCGCGGTGCGAGGGCCGTGTCTGCGTGCAGGGGCGCTGCAGGCAGCGGGGGGCGGGGAGGGCAGCAGCAGGCTCATTGAAGACGGGTCCGTTATACTCCGCGGCATTCTAGCAAAGCGGCAAGTCCGGCACGAAAGCAGCCCCGTGCGCGGTCCGACCTGCGGGCGGGCTGGCGCACGGACCAGCGACGCCGCGCGACCAACTGGCACACCGCCTTCCGGTAAGATATGGGGCGCGGCGGATTTGCGCCAGCGCCAGCCGACGCGGTCGCGGCTGGTGCCAGCGGCGCGCCCGTGGCGCGGGCGCGGACGGACCCGCGTTGCCTGCTGTGCGAACCCGGCAGTCTCCTCTCATCACTCACATCGTTTCATGCAGCTTCTGAACATCTACAACACGCTCGCCCGTGAGAAACAGCCATTCGTGCCGATCGAACCCGGCAAGGTCCGCATGTATGTGTGCGGCATGACGGTGTACGACTACTGTCACGTCGGCCACGCGCGCGTCATGGTGGTGTTCGACATGGTGCACCGCTGGCTGCGCGCCGCCGGCTACGACGTGACATATGTGCAGAACATCACCGACATCGACGACAAGATCATCCGCCGCGCCGTCGAGAATGGCGAGACCATCGGCCAGTTGACCACGCGCTTCATCCAGTACATGCACGAGGATGCCGCCGCGTTGGGCGTGATCCGTCCCGACCACGAGCCACGCGCCACGGACTTTGTGCCGCAGATGCTCGACATGATCGGCAAGCTGGAAGCGAAGGGCCTGGCCTACCAGGCCAGCGACGGCGACGTGAACTATTCGGTGCGCAAGTTTGACGGCTATGGCAAGCTCTCCGGCAAGTCGCTGGAAGACCTGCGCGCCGGCGAGCGCGTCAGCGCCAACGACGCCAAGCAGGACCCGCTGGACTTCGTGCTGTGGAAATCGGCCAAGGCCAGCGAGCCGCCCGAGAGCAAGTGGGAATCGAAGTGGGGCGCTGGCCGCCCCGGCTGGCACATTGAATGCTCCGCCATGAGTTGCGCGCTGCTGGGCGAGCACTTCGACATCCATGGCGGTGGGGCGGATCTGCAGTTCCCGCACCATGAAAACGAGATCGCACAGTCCGAAGGAGCCAGCGGCAAGCCCTTCGTCAACATGTGGATGCACAACGGGTTCGTGCGCATCAACGACGAGAAAATGTCCAAGTCGCTTGGCAATTTCTTCACGATCCGGGAAGTTTTGAAGTCGTACGACGCCGAGGTCGTACGCTTCTTTATCCTGCGCGCGCACTACCGCAGCCCGCTGAACTACAGCGACGCCCACCTGGACGACGCGCGCCACGCGCTCACGCGCCTGTACACCGCGCTCAAGGATAGCCAGCCCGGCGGCTGCGCGGTGGACTGGGAAGAGCCACACGCGAAGCGCTTTGCCGAGGCCATGGGCGACGACTTCAACACCCCGATCGCGATGGCGGTGCTGTTCGACCTGGCCAGCGAAATCAACCGCACCGGCTCGACCGCGGCCGCGCGCCAGCTCAAGGGCCTGGCCGGTACGCTGGGCCTGCTCGAGCGCGACCCGCACACCTTCCTGCAGGGCGGCAAGTCCGACGACGGCCCGTCGCCCGAACAGATCGAAACGCTGATCGCCGCGCGCAAGACCGCCAAGGTCCAGCGCGACTTCGCCGAAGCGGACCGCATCCGCGCCGAACTGCTGGCCGCGGGCATCGTGCTGGAAGACAAGCCGGGCGGTGCCACCGAGTGGAGGCGTGCTTGAAAGCTGCCGCGCGCAAGCCCGCCACCGCCACGCCGCCGGCCGCAACGGGCCGGGGGAAGGCGGCCGGTCCGCGCCCGGACAAGGCTGGCGCCAAGGAGGCGCCGCTGCCTGATGGCCAGGATACGGCCAAGCCGGCCAAGGTCTCGGCAAAATCCGCGCGCAATGCGAAGGCCGTGCTGCCCGAGGTGGACGCGGTGCCGCTGCCGGTCGAAACCGTCATCGATGCGGTGCGCCCCGCCTACTGGGACGAGGCCTGCGCCGACCTGATGAAGCGCGACCGCATCCTGCGCAAGATGATCCCGACCTACGGCCCGGCGCACCTGGTGTCGCGCGGCGATCCGTTCGTCACGCTGGCTCGCGCGGTGGTGGGCCAGCAAATTTCGGTCAAGGCGGCGCAGTCCGTTTGGGAGCGGCTGCATGCGCTCTGCCCCAAGCTGACCCCGGCACAGTTCCTGCGCGCCGGTCCCGAGAAGCTGGCTGGCTGTGGCCTGTCCAAGCGCAAGGGGGAATACCTGATCGACCTGGCCGACCACTTCAAGGCGGGCACGGTGCATGTCGACGAATGGGCGCAGATGGACGACGAAGCGGTGATCGCGGAGCTGACGCAGATCCGCGGCATCGGCCGCTGGACCGCCGAGATGTTCCTGATGTTCAACCTGATGCGGCCCAACGTGCTGCCGCTGGACGACATCGGCCTGATCAACGCGATCTCCGCCAACTATTTCAGCGGCGAACCCGTCACCCGCAGCGAGGCGCGCGAAGTCGCGGCCAACTGGGAGCCGTGGCGAACCGTGGCTACGTGGTATATGTGGCGCAGTCTCGACCCGCTACCAGTGACGTATTAGGCATTACGGCAAGAAAATTTAGGGGTAGGTGCAGTCCGGGCTATCTGGCAGGCGCTAAGATAGCGACCAAATTCCGGTAGAATGCGCCCCTTCACAGACAGGTACGTGTGATTTTATGAAAACCACCTTCCTGGATTTTGAGCAGCCCATTGCCGAACTCGAGGCAAAGATCGAAGAACTGCGCTTTGTGCAGGACGATTCGGCTGTTGATATTTCCGAAGAGATTTCGCGGCTGGCCGGCAAGAGCCAGCAGCTGACCAAAGATATCTACGCCAACCTGACCCCGTGGCAGGTTGCGCAAATCGCCCGCCACCCCCAGCGTCCCTACACGCTGGACTATGTGCGCGAGATCTTCACCGATTTCCACGAACTGCACGGCGACCGCACCTTTGCCGACGATCTGTCGATCATCGGCGGCCTGGCGCGTTTCAACGGCCAGTCGTGCATGGTGATCGGTCACCAGAAAGGCCGTGACACGAAAGAGCGCGCCCTGCGCAATTTCGGCATGCCCAAGCCCGAGGGCTACCGCAAGGCCAAGCGCCTGATGGAGCTGGCGGACAAGTTCGGCCTGCCGATCTTCACCTTCGTCGACACCCCGGGCGCATTCCCCGGCATCGACGCCGAAGAGCGCGGCCAGTCGGAAGCCATTGGCCACAACCTGTACGTGATGGCCGGCCTGAAGGTGCCCCTGATCGCCACCATCATCGGTGAAGGCGGTTCGGGCGGCGCGCTGGCGATTGCCGTGGGCGACGTGGTGCAGATGCTGCAGTTCGCCACCTATGCGGTGATCTCGCCCGAAGGCTGCGCCTCGATCCTGTGGAAGACCGCCGAGAAGGCCCCGGAAGCCGCCGAGGCGCTGGGCCTGACCGCGCACCGCCTGAAGGCGCTGGGCCTGATCGACAAGATCGTCAGCGAACCGCTGGGCGGCGCGCACCGCGACCACAAGGCCATGGCGGCGCTGCTCAAGCGCACGCTGGCCGAGTCGCTGCGCCAGTTCCAGGGCATGAGCGTGAAGGAGCTGCAGGCTCGCCGCTACGAACGCCTGCTCGCCTATGGCAAGTTCAAGGAAACCGGCGTCCAGGACTGACCCGTCCACCCCGCTGACCGACAAGGTCGCACAGGCCCTCCAGGCTGGTGCGGCCTTTGTTGTTTCTGGCGGCGGCGCGGCGGCGGGCGGGGGCGCGCTGACAATCGCGGTGGCGCTGTCGGGCGGGCGCGATTCGGTCGCGCTGCTGCATGCCGCCTGCGCGGCCGCGGCGGGCTGGGGCGCTGCCGCACGCGTGGTGGCGCTGCATGTCCATCACGGCCTGCAGGCTGCTGCCGATGACTGGGACCGCTTCTGCACCGCGCTGTGCGCGCAGTGGCAGGTCGGCTACTTTGTCCGGCGCGTGTTGGTGCAGCCGGAGGCGGGCGAGGGCGTGGAAGCGGCCGCGCGCCGCGCGCGCTATGCCGCGCTGGCGGCGATGTGTGCCGACAGCGGCGCGCGCCTGCTGCTGTTTGCCCATCACCAGGACGACCAGGTCGAGACCGTGCTGCTGCGGTTGTTCCGCGGCGCGGGTGTCGCGGGCATGGCGGGGATGCCGGCCATGCGGCCGCTCGACGAGCGGAGCGGCGTCATGCTGCTGCGCCCGTGGCTGGACGTGGCGCGCGACGAGATCGATGCCTATTGCGCGGCGAACGCGCTGCAATGGATCGAAGATCCGTCCAATACCGATGTCCGTTACGCGCGCAATGCCTTGCGCATGCACCTGCCCGCGCTGGTGTCGGCCTTTCCGGCGCTGCGCGCCAACGTGGTCCAGGCCGCGGCGCATTTCGCGCAGGCCAGCCAGCTGATCGACCACCTGGCGGGCACGGCGCTGTCGCAACTGGCCCGTCCGGGCCGCGATGCCGACACGCTCTCCGAACTCGACCTGAACGGGCTGCGCGCCCTGTCCGCAGCCCATGCCGATGCCGTGCTGCGCCTGTGGCTGCGCGACTTGGGCGTGCGCGCGCCGTCCACCACGCGCCTGGCGGCAATGCGGGAGCAACTGGTTATGCACGATGGTGGTGAGCCCGCGATTCCGCACGACGGCCTGGTGCTGCGCCGCTTCCGCGACCGGGTACTGGCCTGCACGCCGCCGCCCGCAGCGCCGCCCGCGCCCGTGGCACTGGACTGGCGCGGCGAAGGCCGCATCGTCGTGCCAGCGTGGCGGGGCGAACTGCGCTTTTTCCGTGATGACACCTTCGGCGTGCCCGAAGCCGTGCTGCGCCAGCCCTTGCGCCTGGTCGCCCGCGCTGGCGGCGAGCGCATCGTGCTGCACCCGGGCGGCCCCGCGCGCGCGCTCAAGCAGGCCTGCCAGGAGGCCGGCATCCCGGCCTGGCGCCGGGCCTGGCTGCCGCTGCTGTGGGCTGGTGACACGCTGGTGATGGCCGC includes the following:
- a CDS encoding cysteinyl-tRNA synthetase (K01883: CARS, cysS; cysteinyl-tRNA synthetase [EC:6.1.1.16]) — encoded protein: MQLLNIYNTLAREKQPFVPIEPGKVRMYVCGMTVYDYCHVGHARVMVVFDMVHRWLRAAGYDVTYVQNITDIDDKIIRRAVENGETIGQLTTRFIQYMHEDAAALGVIRPDHEPRATDFVPQMLDMIGKLEAKGLAYQASDGDVNYSVRKFDGYGKLSGKSLEDLRAGERVSANDAKQDPLDFVLWKSAKASEPPESKWESKWGAGRPGWHIECSAMSCALLGEHFDIHGGGADLQFPHHENEIAQSEGASGKPFVNMWMHNGFVRINDEKMSKSLGNFFTIREVLKSYDAEVVRFFILRAHYRSPLNYSDAHLDDARHALTRLYTALKDSQPGGCAVDWEEPHAKRFAEAMGDDFNTPIAMAVLFDLASEINRTGSTAAARQLKGLAGTLGLLERDPHTFLQGGKSDDGPSPEQIETLIAARKTAKVQRDFAEADRIRAELLAAGIVLEDKPGGATEWRRA
- a CDS encoding DNA-3-methyladenine glycosylase (K01247: alkA; DNA-3-methyladenine glycosylase II [EC:3.2.2.21]); protein product: MEACLKAAARKPATATPPAATGRGKAAGPRPDKAGAKEAPLPDGQDTAKPAKVSAKSARNAKAVLPEVDAVPLPVETVIDAVRPAYWDEACADLMKRDRILRKMIPTYGPAHLVSRGDPFVTLARAVVGQQISVKAAQSVWERLHALCPKLTPAQFLRAGPEKLAGCGLSKRKGEYLIDLADHFKAGTVHVDEWAQMDDEAVIAELTQIRGIGRWTAEMFLMFNLMRPNVLPLDDIGLINAISANYFSGEPVTRSEAREVAANWEPWRTVATWYMWRSLDPLPVTY
- a CDS encoding acetyl-CoA carboxylase subunit alpha (K01962: accA; acetyl-CoA carboxylase carboxyl transferase subunit alpha [EC:6.4.1.2]); its protein translation is MKTTFLDFEQPIAELEAKIEELRFVQDDSAVDISEEISRLAGKSQQLTKDIYANLTPWQVAQIARHPQRPYTLDYVREIFTDFHELHGDRTFADDLSIIGGLARFNGQSCMVIGHQKGRDTKERALRNFGMPKPEGYRKAKRLMELADKFGLPIFTFVDTPGAFPGIDAEERGQSEAIGHNLYVMAGLKVPLIATIIGEGGSGGALAIAVGDVVQMLQFATYAVISPEGCASILWKTAEKAPEAAEALGLTAHRLKALGLIDKIVSEPLGGAHRDHKAMAALLKRTLAESLRQFQGMSVKELQARRYERLLAYGKFKETGVQD
- a CDS encoding tRNA(Ile)-lysidine synthetase (K04075: tilS, mesJ; tRNA(Ile)-lysidine synthase [EC:6.3.4.19]), translating into MASSRKPASRTDPSTPLTDKVAQALQAGAAFVVSGGGAAAGGGALTIAVALSGGRDSVALLHAACAAAAGWGAAARVVALHVHHGLQAAADDWDRFCTALCAQWQVGYFVRRVLVQPEAGEGVEAAARRARYAALAAMCADSGARLLLFAHHQDDQVETVLLRLFRGAGVAGMAGMPAMRPLDERSGVMLLRPWLDVARDEIDAYCAANALQWIEDPSNTDVRYARNALRMHLPALVSAFPALRANVVQAAAHFAQASQLIDHLAGTALSQLARPGRDADTLSELDLNGLRALSAAHADAVLRLWLRDLGVRAPSTTRLAAMREQLVMHDGGEPAIPHDGLVLRRFRDRVLACTPPPAAPPAPVALDWRGEGRIVVPAWRGELRFFRDDTFGVPEAVLRQPLRLVARAGGERIVLHPGGPARALKQACQEAGIPAWRRAWLPLLWAGDTLVMAAGLGMHRRWPAEPAAPRWRVEWQPLPPVGPATPR